The following proteins are co-located in the Urocitellus parryii isolate mUroPar1 chromosome 15, mUroPar1.hap1, whole genome shotgun sequence genome:
- the Bbs2 gene encoding BBSome complex member BBS2, whose protein sequence is MLLPVFTLKLRHKISPRMVAIGRYDGTHPCLAAATQAGKVFIHNPHTRSQHFSASRVLQSPLESDVSLLNINQAVSCLTAGKLNPELGCDVLLVGTQTNLLAYDVYNNSDLFYKEVADGANAIVLGTLGDISSPLAIIGGNCALQGFDHEGNDLFWTVTGDNVHSLALCDFDGDGKKELLVGSEDFDIRVFKEDEIVAEMTETEIITSLCPMYGSRFGYALSNGTVGVYDKTARYWRIKSKNHAMSIHAFDLNSDGVCELITGWSNGKVDARSDRTGEVIFKDNFSSAIASVVEADYRMDGHVQLICCSVEGEIRGYLPGTTEMRGNLMDTSVEQDLIRELSQKKQNLLLELRNYEENAKAELSSPLNEGDGQRGIIPANTKLHTALSVKLGTEKQAAHVELCISTSNDTIIRAVLIFAEGIFVGESHVVHPSVHNLSSSIRVPVSPPKDVPVDLHLKTFVGYRSSTQFHVFELTRQLPRFSMYALTSPHNASEPVSYVNFIIAERAQRIAIWLNQNFLLPEDTNIQNAPFQVCFTSLRNGGHLYIKIKPSGEITVNTDDIDLAGDIIQSMASFFAVEDLQVEADFPVYFEELRKVLVKVDEYHSVHQKLSADMADNSNLIRSLLVQAEDARLMRNMKTMKNRYMELYDLNKDLLNGYKIRCNNHTELLGNLKAVNQAIQRAGRLRVGKPKNQVISACRDAIRSNNINTLFRIMRVGTAPS, encoded by the exons gtttttatTCACAATCCTCATACACGGAGCCAGCATTTCAGTGCATCCAGAGTCCTCCAGAGCCCCCTGGAGTCTGATGTTTCTCTTCTCAACATTAACCAGGCGGTCAGCTGCCTGACTGCAGGAAAGCTGAACCCTGAGCTTGGCTGCGATGTCCTTTTGGTGGGGACACAGACGAATCTTTTGGCTTATGATGTCTATAATAATTCAGATTTGTTCTACAAAGAG GTAGCAGATGGGGCAAATGCCATTGTATTGGGGACATTGGGAGATATTTCCTCTCCTCTTGCCATTATTGGTGGAAATTGTGCTCTGCAGGGTTTTGACCATGAAGGAAATGATCTCTTTTGGACG gttactGGAGACAATGTTCATTCCTTGGCCTTGTGTGACTTTGATGGTGATGGAAAGAAAGAG CTTCTTGTTGGATCTGAGGATTTTGATATCCGAGTTTTTAAAGAAGATGAGATTGTGGCAGAAATGACAGAAACAGAG ATAATCACCTCTCTGTGTCCCATGTATGGCAGTCGATTTGGTTATGCCCTTTCCAATGGCACAGTTGGAGTTTATGACAAAACAGCTCGATACTGGAGAATAAAA TCCAAAAATCATGCCATGAGTATTCATGCCTTTGACCTTAATTCTGATGGAGTGTGTGAACTGATAACCGGTTGGTCCAATGGGAAG gttgaTGCTCGAAGTGACCGAACTGGGGAGGTCATCTTTAAAGACAACTTCTCTTCTGCCATTGCTAGTGTGGTCGAGGCGGATTACCGGATGGATGGCCACGTACAGTTAATCTGCTGCTCAGTGGAAGGGGAAA TCCGGGGCTACCTGCCAGGCACCACTGAGATGAGGGGAAACCTCATGGACACCAGTGTGGAGCAGGACCTGATCCGAGAGCTGAGTCAAAAAAAGCAGAATCTGTTGCTAGAACTCCGTAACTACGAGGAAAACGCCAAG GCTGAACTGAGCAGTCCACTGAATGAGGGCGATGGGCAAAGAGGCATAATCCCAGCCAACACCAAGCTCCACACTGCGCTCTCCGTCAAGCTGGGGACTGAGAAGCAAGCTGCTCACGTGGAGTTGTGCATCTCCACTTCCAATG ACACTATCATCCGGGCAGTGTTGATTTTTGCCGAGGGAATTTTTGTAGGTGAAAGCCACGTGGTACATCCCAGCGTTCACAACCTTTCCAGCTCCATCCGTGTCCCGGTTTCACCTCCCAAGGATGTCCCGGTGGATCTGCACTTGAAAACCTTTGTGGGTTACAGAAGCAG CACCCAGTTCCATGTATTTGAATTGACAAGACAGCTCCCCCGATTCTCTATGTACGCACTGACCAGCCCACACAACGCCAGTGAACCCGTCAGCTATGTTAACTTTATCATTGCCGAACGGGCACAGAGG ATTGCTATATGGCTCAACCAGAACTTTCTGTTACCAGAAGACACTAACATTCAGAATGCTCCATTTCAAGTATGTTTCACATCATTACGAAATGGCGGCCatctctacataaaaataaaacctagtgGAGAG ATCACAGTAAATACTGATGATATTGACTTGGCTGGTGATATTATCCAGTCGATGGCTTCATTTTTTGCTGTTGAAGACCTTCAGGTAGAAGCAGATTTTCCTGTCTACTTTGAAGAGTTACGAAAGGTGCTGGTTAAG GTGGATGAGTATCATTCAGTGCACCAGAAGCTCAGTGCTGACATGGCTGATAATTCCAATCTGATCCGAAGTTTGCTGGTCCAAGCTGAGGATGCTCGTCTGATGAGGAACAT GAAAACAATGAAGAATCGCTATATGGAACTCTATGATCTTAATAAAGACTTGCTAAATGGATATAAAATTCGCTGTAACAATCACACTGAACTATTAGGAAATCTTAAAGCAGTAAATCAAGCAATTCAAAGAGCTGGGCGTCTGCGTG TTGGAAAACCGAAGAACCAGGTGATCTCTGCTTGTCGGGATGCTATTCGAAGCAACAATATCAACACCCTGTTCAGAATCATGCGGGTGGGGACAGCTCCTTCATAG